One part of the Sorangiineae bacterium MSr11954 genome encodes these proteins:
- a CDS encoding alkaline phosphatase family protein, translated as MGRPSRWTFTLAQFLTPAALAFTCGCGGGAANRPPADTEVRAATPNDAGATPSAPASARRVVVSIVVDQFAAWIASERLPLLPESGGFARLRREGTWVKQLRYAHAVTDTAPGHSALYTGATPRESGIFSNETADASGARISILTDASSRIVAGDGPGKSPSSSSARLKVDTVADAFRAARPDALIVSVSLKDRGAIFGGGRRPTASLWYDAGSDRMVTSSAFAETFPEWAKKWTSREAMSAIRASRWEPLDAEWIRAHAASPDAQPGEGNPPGFGAVFPHDPSQAKPPAMGIRLSPQTDQALIRLGLTALDAENARGRDTLLAVSFSTPDYVGHVFGPDSWEAWDELRRLDGALAQFFKELDTRFGPDGYAVVLAADHGTAPLPELKAEARPWCRAGAGPDPWERPCKGGERLLSDDLARELGAAAQKALGEGGWILGVADPYVVLTDKGRALIASTAAAEKARAAKLSEVIRKTLLAHPGVLSVRGKAEGIAAAGKGGDDELIANSISDDAGDYFIATRPGSFFDPLYTPGFGSSHGTTNLYDRTVPLLVRAPKRVPAGAVQTAPVPFGAFAHTLADLLGVPAPPAARNAPTLAEKAP; from the coding sequence ATGGGCCGCCCTTCACGTTGGACCTTCACCCTCGCGCAGTTTCTGACACCGGCGGCGCTCGCCTTTACCTGCGGATGCGGCGGCGGTGCAGCGAATCGGCCGCCCGCCGATACCGAAGTGCGGGCCGCCACGCCAAACGACGCCGGGGCGACACCGTCCGCGCCGGCGAGCGCGCGGCGCGTGGTGGTGAGCATCGTGGTCGATCAATTCGCGGCGTGGATCGCGAGCGAGCGCTTGCCGCTCTTGCCCGAGAGCGGAGGCTTTGCGCGCCTCCGGCGCGAGGGCACATGGGTCAAACAGCTTCGTTATGCGCACGCGGTCACCGACACGGCGCCCGGGCACTCGGCGCTCTACACCGGCGCGACCCCGCGTGAATCGGGCATTTTCTCCAACGAGACGGCCGATGCTTCCGGCGCGCGCATCAGCATCCTCACCGATGCGAGCTCACGCATCGTCGCGGGGGACGGGCCGGGCAAGTCGCCCTCGTCATCCAGCGCCCGCCTCAAGGTCGACACGGTGGCCGACGCGTTTCGCGCGGCGAGACCCGATGCGCTCATCGTGAGCGTCTCGCTCAAGGATCGCGGCGCCATCTTTGGCGGCGGGCGACGCCCCACCGCGTCGTTGTGGTACGACGCGGGCTCGGATCGCATGGTCACGTCGAGCGCGTTCGCGGAGACGTTCCCGGAGTGGGCCAAAAAGTGGACCTCGCGCGAGGCCATGAGCGCCATCCGCGCCAGCCGCTGGGAGCCCCTCGACGCGGAGTGGATCCGCGCGCACGCGGCCTCCCCCGACGCGCAACCCGGCGAGGGAAACCCGCCGGGGTTCGGCGCCGTCTTTCCGCACGATCCTTCGCAAGCGAAGCCGCCCGCCATGGGCATTCGCCTCTCGCCCCAGACCGACCAGGCGCTCATCCGCCTGGGGCTGACCGCGCTCGACGCCGAGAACGCGCGAGGCCGCGATACGCTATTGGCCGTTTCGTTTTCGACACCCGACTACGTGGGCCACGTATTCGGCCCCGACTCGTGGGAGGCGTGGGACGAGCTGCGAAGGCTGGACGGCGCCCTCGCGCAATTTTTCAAAGAGCTCGATACGCGATTTGGCCCCGACGGCTATGCGGTGGTCCTGGCCGCCGACCATGGCACCGCGCCTTTGCCGGAGCTCAAGGCCGAAGCGCGCCCATGGTGCCGCGCGGGCGCCGGCCCCGACCCTTGGGAGCGCCCGTGCAAAGGCGGCGAGCGGCTCCTGTCCGACGATCTGGCGCGCGAGCTCGGCGCGGCCGCGCAAAAGGCGCTGGGCGAAGGCGGATGGATCCTGGGGGTCGCCGACCCTTACGTGGTCCTCACGGACAAGGGGCGCGCGCTGATCGCATCCACGGCGGCCGCCGAGAAGGCGCGCGCGGCCAAGCTCTCCGAGGTGATTCGGAAGACCCTGCTTGCGCACCCCGGGGTGCTCTCGGTGCGCGGCAAAGCCGAAGGGATCGCGGCCGCGGGCAAGGGCGGGGACGATGAGCTCATCGCCAACTCCATCTCGGACGACGCCGGCGATTATTTCATCGCGACCCGCCCGGGCAGCTTCTTCGATCCGCTGTACACACCGGGATTCGGCTCCAGCCATGGAACCACCAACCTGTACGATCGCACGGTGCCGCTGCTGGTGCGCGCGCCCAAGCGCGTTCCGGCCGGGGCGGTGCAGACGGCACCCGTGCCGTTCGGTGCCTTCGCGCACACCTTGGCCGATCTGCTTGGCGTGCCTGCGCCCCCTGCAGCTCGCAACGCGCCGACCTTGGCCGAAAAAGCGCCGTAA
- a CDS encoding S1 family peptidase, with protein sequence MATLVMGAAACSSSERDDARTELEPGAGQTASPIINGVRDTTRDAVVSIYSEEGKKALLCTGTIVQVDPVRKIGLVLTAGHCVALTPKYVYVGDDFRARATLRYKVVDWQKHPLYDGGITSSYDFAFLRFAGADESTPTMPILSPEQDKLGPDSVVTLVGFGRTAAPPASSDNTTRQKIDRALSDADATKLTYPIASGGICNGDSGGPALTVVDGTEYIAGVHSYVTGNCDGNGVSGRISAAPAHDWVESALAEASPPASCELCDLAASSGSGVCRRMEQSCLADASCGNFARCVTNCADDLCRAACQQKYPLGVGPFNAVQQCACRTACTGVCQGSSHCAGTPKCGVAPAAGNGCGTCTESACCAELADCAADGTCYDCLQKQDQGEACAANTKRVALAACRERSCATSCDDENAEWADTTSGQVSSGFAPLGRISVTRGCTTSPTLPPFSSRTGALAALAAAGLLLRRRRRVR encoded by the coding sequence ATGGCCACCCTGGTCATGGGTGCGGCAGCTTGCTCGTCGTCCGAGAGGGATGACGCGCGCACCGAGCTCGAGCCGGGGGCCGGGCAGACGGCCTCGCCCATCATCAACGGTGTGAGGGACACCACGCGCGACGCCGTGGTCAGCATCTACAGCGAGGAGGGAAAAAAGGCCCTCCTCTGCACGGGGACCATCGTGCAGGTCGACCCCGTGAGGAAGATCGGCCTGGTGCTCACGGCGGGGCACTGCGTGGCGCTCACCCCAAAATACGTTTACGTGGGGGACGACTTTCGCGCGCGCGCCACGCTCCGCTACAAGGTCGTCGATTGGCAGAAGCACCCGCTCTACGACGGGGGGATCACCTCGTCGTACGACTTCGCGTTCCTGCGCTTCGCGGGCGCCGACGAGTCCACGCCAACCATGCCGATCCTTTCGCCCGAGCAAGACAAGCTCGGCCCCGACTCGGTGGTGACCTTGGTCGGCTTCGGCCGAACGGCGGCGCCGCCGGCCTCGAGCGACAACACCACGCGCCAGAAGATCGACCGAGCCTTGTCCGATGCCGATGCCACCAAGCTCACCTACCCCATCGCGAGCGGCGGCATTTGCAACGGCGACAGCGGCGGACCCGCCCTGACGGTCGTGGATGGAACCGAGTACATCGCGGGGGTTCACTCGTACGTGACCGGCAATTGCGATGGCAACGGGGTGAGCGGGCGCATCTCGGCCGCGCCCGCGCATGACTGGGTCGAGAGCGCGCTGGCCGAGGCCTCGCCGCCGGCGTCGTGCGAGCTTTGCGATCTGGCCGCCTCGTCCGGCAGCGGGGTCTGCCGAAGGATGGAGCAGTCGTGCCTGGCCGACGCGAGCTGCGGCAACTTCGCGCGCTGCGTGACCAACTGCGCCGACGACCTTTGCCGCGCCGCGTGCCAGCAGAAATATCCGCTGGGGGTCGGCCCCTTCAACGCCGTGCAGCAGTGCGCGTGCCGCACCGCTTGCACCGGCGTGTGCCAAGGCTCCTCGCACTGCGCGGGCACCCCCAAGTGCGGGGTGGCGCCGGCCGCCGGGAACGGCTGCGGAACGTGCACCGAGTCCGCCTGCTGCGCGGAGCTCGCGGACTGCGCGGCCGATGGAACGTGTTACGACTGCCTCCAGAAGCAAGATCAGGGGGAGGCGTGCGCCGCCAACACCAAGCGCGTCGCCTTGGCCGCGTGCCGCGAGCGCTCCTGCGCCACCAGCTGCGACGACGAAAACGCCGAGTGGGCGGACACCACCAGCGGCCAAGTCAGCAGCGGGTTCGCACCGCTGGGTCGCATCTCCGTGACGCGCGGATGCACGACGTCTCCCACATTGCCACCTTTTTCGTCGCGAACGGGCGCCCTCGCCGCGCTGGCCGCCGCGGGATTGTTACTTCGAAGACGACGCCGCGTGCGATGA
- a CDS encoding endonuclease/exonuclease/phosphatase family protein, giving the protein MVRTKMVEKYIGAILGLMLLGGALGCAADRAATCGDEGCGPADRAFPSGEEAPLETRAAATRIRIMAANLTSGNAQSYTPGEGIRILEGLKPDVAMLQEFNYGSNSAADLRSFVDTAFGTSFTYFREGGGKQIPNGIVSRYPIRASGTWEDPQSSNREFAWARLDIPGTPDLWAISVHLLTSSAATRATEASALVSFINQNVPSSDYVALAGDFNTSSRTEECITKLGAVFVTAGPYPQDASGNGNTNANRNKPYDWVLANGKLNALGTPVQVGSASFGGGLVFDSRVFTPLAAVSPVQAGDSAAVNMQHMGVVRDFRLP; this is encoded by the coding sequence GTGGTGCGCACGAAAATGGTGGAAAAATACATAGGCGCCATCCTCGGGCTGATGCTGCTGGGCGGCGCCCTCGGCTGTGCGGCCGATCGCGCCGCGACCTGCGGGGACGAGGGGTGCGGTCCGGCCGATCGCGCCTTCCCGAGCGGGGAGGAAGCGCCGCTCGAGACCCGCGCGGCGGCCACGCGGATCCGCATCATGGCGGCGAACCTCACCAGCGGGAACGCCCAGTCGTACACGCCGGGCGAGGGGATCCGCATCCTCGAAGGGCTCAAGCCCGATGTCGCGATGCTTCAGGAGTTCAACTACGGCTCCAACTCGGCGGCGGACCTCCGAAGCTTCGTCGATACGGCCTTCGGCACCTCGTTCACGTACTTTCGCGAGGGCGGCGGCAAGCAGATCCCCAATGGCATCGTGAGCCGCTACCCCATTCGCGCCTCGGGCACGTGGGAAGATCCGCAGTCGAGCAACCGTGAATTCGCGTGGGCGCGGCTCGATATTCCGGGGACCCCGGATCTGTGGGCCATCAGCGTTCACCTCTTGACGTCGAGCGCGGCGACGCGGGCCACCGAAGCCTCGGCGCTGGTGTCGTTCATCAATCAGAACGTTCCGTCCAGCGACTACGTGGCCCTCGCCGGCGACTTCAACACGAGCAGCCGTACGGAGGAGTGCATCACCAAGCTGGGCGCGGTGTTCGTGACGGCGGGCCCGTATCCGCAGGATGCTTCGGGCAACGGCAACACCAACGCGAACCGGAACAAGCCGTACGACTGGGTGCTGGCCAACGGCAAATTGAACGCGCTCGGGACCCCCGTTCAAGTGGGCAGCGCGTCGTTCGGCGGCGGGTTGGTGTTCGACTCGCGCGTCTTTACGCCGCTCGCGGCCGTCTCGCCCGTGCAAGCGGGGGATAGCGCCGCCGTCAACATGCAGCATATGGGCGTGGTGCGCGACTTTCGACTTCCGTAA
- a CDS encoding M20/M25/M40 family metallo-hydrolase — MTNHQLGLSGLLLASVALVACQPAWSMPPAVARLEDLVRIPSGTANIAGVDAVQERVANDLRKLGFTIQWIANPRGERASGKLLVATLRGTDARFVTLVTHADTVFESPGKFEISGDSKVARGPGVIDAKGGTVVALLGLERFLAKTKPRLSIRFVSSPSEETGSAGFLDDFRRFARDSAMVLGFEPALAPHGNGSSVICKS, encoded by the coding sequence ATGACGAATCACCAGCTCGGGCTCAGCGGCCTGCTGCTCGCCTCGGTGGCGCTCGTTGCCTGTCAGCCCGCGTGGTCGATGCCGCCGGCGGTCGCGCGGCTCGAGGACTTGGTTCGAATTCCGTCGGGGACCGCGAACATCGCGGGGGTCGATGCGGTTCAGGAGCGGGTCGCGAACGACTTGAGAAAGCTTGGCTTCACGATTCAATGGATCGCCAATCCTCGGGGCGAGCGAGCCTCGGGCAAGCTCCTCGTCGCGACCCTGCGGGGGACGGATGCGCGCTTCGTGACATTGGTCACCCACGCGGATACGGTCTTCGAGAGCCCCGGGAAGTTCGAAATCTCCGGCGACTCCAAGGTGGCGCGCGGCCCCGGTGTCATCGACGCCAAGGGTGGAACCGTCGTGGCGCTCCTCGGCTTGGAGAGGTTCCTCGCGAAGACCAAGCCGCGCTTATCCATTCGCTTCGTCTCCTCCCCCAGCGAAGAGACGGGATCGGCGGGGTTCTTGGACGACTTTCGCCGGTTCGCGCGCGATAGTGCGATGGTCCTCGGGTTCGAGCCGGCCCTGGCTCCTCACGGAAATGGATCGAGCGTTATTTGCAAATCGTGA
- a CDS encoding GH92 family glycosyl hydrolase, whose amino-acid sequence MPKNPRFWIISGALLVGGAFLYVQLHARKNGAAPGETTAQGSPKAPAAPGEHPEMREGRGLDSFVKPFIGTGGEGHTYPGATVPFGMVQLSPETDVRYFKESFRWAAGYRYSDKTILGFSHTHFSGTGHSDLGDVLLMPTVGPLQLEPGTPDDPDSGYRSRFSHEDESASPGYYAVLLKDPQVKVELTATNRVGMHRYTFPQSEQSHIVLDLVSSIYNYDGKVLLSQLRVESPTVVTGFRQTRGWAKNRGLYFAIEFSKPFKGYGIESGADEEYKGFGKSGKLLQNYPEASGKKLKAYFDFDTAAGETIQLKVAISSVGIDGALANLRAEIPDWNFDAVRRAARESWSRELAKVDVDGEEKKKNIFYTSLYHTMLAPVTYMDVDGRYRGLDQSIHKVDGFTNYHIFSLWDTFRALHPLFTILQPERDGDMIRSMLAHREQSVHHILPIWSFGSNETWCMIGYHAVPVIADAYLKGIRSFDPQAAFEAMKSSASYAAYGGLGDYMKYGYVPIDREKEGASKTLEYAYDDWTIAAMAKGLGRTEDGQEFGKRAAYFRHVFDTSTGFMRAKKSDGRFREPFDPVYAQYGSDYTEGNALQYSFFVPHDVQGLIELMGGRERFLERLDQLFTMKVSDEKFKQVEDISGLIGQYAHGNEPSQHIAYLYSYAGQPWRTQERIHQIMTTLFDDTPEGISGNEDCGQMSAWYIFSALGFYPVCPGTLEYVIGTPTFPRATLNLAGGKTFTVLADNVSDTNIYVQSVTLNDQKYDKSYLRHEDIMKGGTLHFVMGPHPNREWAIAPASAPYSMSR is encoded by the coding sequence ATGCCGAAGAACCCTCGATTTTGGATCATCTCCGGAGCCCTCCTCGTGGGCGGCGCCTTTCTCTACGTGCAGCTCCACGCCCGAAAGAACGGCGCAGCGCCCGGCGAGACCACGGCGCAAGGCTCGCCCAAAGCCCCCGCGGCCCCGGGCGAGCACCCCGAGATGCGCGAGGGGCGGGGTCTCGATTCCTTCGTCAAACCGTTCATCGGCACCGGCGGCGAGGGGCACACGTACCCGGGCGCCACCGTGCCCTTCGGCATGGTGCAATTGAGCCCCGAGACCGACGTTCGCTATTTCAAAGAGAGCTTCCGCTGGGCGGCCGGATACCGTTACAGCGATAAAACCATCTTGGGCTTCTCCCATACGCACTTCAGCGGAACCGGCCACTCCGATCTGGGCGACGTGCTGCTCATGCCCACCGTGGGCCCTCTGCAGCTCGAGCCGGGAACCCCCGACGATCCCGACAGCGGATACCGCTCCCGCTTCTCGCACGAGGACGAGAGCGCGAGCCCCGGCTACTACGCGGTGCTGCTCAAAGACCCGCAAGTCAAGGTCGAGCTCACGGCCACCAACCGGGTCGGCATGCACCGCTACACGTTCCCCCAGAGCGAGCAGTCGCACATCGTTCTGGATCTGGTGAGCAGCATTTACAATTACGACGGGAAGGTCCTCCTCTCGCAGCTGCGCGTGGAGAGCCCCACCGTGGTCACCGGATTCCGGCAGACGCGCGGCTGGGCGAAGAACCGCGGGCTCTATTTCGCCATCGAGTTCTCCAAGCCGTTCAAGGGCTATGGCATCGAAAGCGGGGCCGACGAGGAGTACAAAGGATTCGGCAAATCCGGAAAGCTTTTGCAGAATTATCCGGAGGCCTCGGGCAAGAAGCTCAAAGCCTATTTCGACTTCGACACGGCGGCGGGGGAGACCATCCAGCTCAAGGTCGCCATCTCCTCCGTCGGAATCGACGGGGCGCTCGCGAATTTGCGCGCCGAGATCCCCGATTGGAACTTCGACGCCGTCCGCCGCGCCGCGCGCGAGAGCTGGTCCCGCGAGCTCGCCAAGGTGGACGTCGACGGCGAGGAGAAGAAGAAGAACATCTTCTACACCTCGCTCTACCACACCATGCTCGCCCCCGTGACCTACATGGACGTGGACGGCCGTTACCGCGGCCTCGATCAATCCATTCATAAAGTGGATGGATTCACGAATTATCATATCTTTTCGTTATGGGACACGTTCCGCGCGCTGCACCCGTTGTTCACCATCCTGCAGCCCGAGCGCGACGGCGACATGATCCGCTCGATGCTCGCCCACCGCGAGCAGAGCGTGCACCACATCCTCCCGATATGGTCCTTCGGGTCGAACGAGACATGGTGCATGATCGGCTATCACGCCGTCCCCGTCATCGCCGACGCGTATTTGAAGGGCATTCGAAGCTTCGATCCGCAGGCGGCGTTCGAGGCCATGAAGAGCAGCGCCAGCTACGCCGCCTACGGGGGCCTGGGCGACTACATGAAGTACGGCTATGTGCCCATCGATCGCGAGAAAGAGGGCGCCTCCAAGACGTTGGAGTACGCGTACGACGATTGGACCATCGCGGCCATGGCCAAGGGCCTGGGGCGCACGGAGGACGGGCAGGAGTTCGGGAAACGCGCGGCATATTTCCGCCATGTCTTCGATACGTCCACCGGCTTCATGCGCGCCAAGAAGAGCGACGGGCGCTTCCGCGAGCCCTTCGATCCGGTCTATGCCCAATACGGCAGCGACTACACGGAGGGGAACGCGCTCCAATATTCGTTCTTCGTCCCCCACGACGTGCAGGGGCTCATCGAGCTGATGGGCGGCCGCGAACGCTTTTTGGAGCGGCTCGACCAGCTCTTCACCATGAAGGTCAGCGACGAGAAGTTCAAGCAGGTGGAGGACATCTCCGGCCTGATCGGCCAATATGCCCACGGCAACGAGCCGAGCCAGCACATTGCGTACCTCTATTCCTACGCGGGTCAGCCCTGGCGCACGCAGGAGCGCATCCATCAAATCATGACCACGCTCTTCGACGATACGCCGGAGGGGATCAGCGGCAACGAAGACTGCGGCCAAATGTCGGCCTGGTACATTTTCAGCGCGCTCGGGTTCTACCCCGTGTGCCCCGGCACCCTCGAGTACGTGATCGGCACGCCGACCTTCCCGCGCGCCACCCTGAACCTGGCCGGCGGCAAGACCTTCACGGTGCTGGCCGACAACGTCTCCGACACGAACATCTATGTGCAGTCGGTCACCTTGAACGATCAGAAGTACGATAAATCGTATTTGCGGCACGAGGACATCATGAAGGGTGGAACCCTGCACTTCGTCATGGGGCCGCACCCCAATCGCGAGTGGGCCATCGCGCCGGCGAGCGCTCCTTATTCGATGAGTCGCTGA
- a CDS encoding helix-turn-helix transcriptional regulator has translation MRSEAGLFSAVLRHWRSRHGWSQLDLALAANVSARHISFLETGRAQPSREMVLRLGETFDLSLRDRNAMLRAAGFEHAFDEPAFDGGLPPPLAHALERMCAQQEPYPLIVLNRHYDVLHTNQSAARMFLHVMKQLPTSVNMMRLLFDPAVRDLVVDWERVARELLSRLHRELLNRPNDAGLATLLQSLLALPEVPKEWRQPDLSTSSEPTLIFRVRYQDLELAFLTTVTIFNAPQNVLLDEIVIESYFPFDDPTKEACIRLARA, from the coding sequence ATGCGATCCGAAGCGGGCCTCTTTTCCGCGGTGCTCCGACATTGGCGATCCCGCCACGGCTGGAGCCAGCTCGATCTGGCCCTCGCGGCCAACGTCTCCGCGCGCCACATCAGCTTCCTCGAAACGGGACGCGCGCAGCCGAGCCGCGAGATGGTCCTTCGTCTGGGCGAGACCTTCGACCTCTCACTGCGCGACCGCAACGCCATGCTTCGCGCCGCCGGGTTCGAGCACGCCTTCGACGAGCCGGCCTTCGACGGCGGCCTCCCTCCCCCGCTCGCCCACGCCCTCGAGCGCATGTGCGCGCAGCAGGAGCCGTATCCGCTGATCGTCCTCAACCGCCACTACGACGTGCTCCACACGAACCAAAGCGCGGCGCGCATGTTCCTGCACGTCATGAAGCAGCTCCCCACGAGCGTAAACATGATGCGCCTCTTGTTCGACCCGGCCGTCCGCGACCTGGTGGTGGACTGGGAGCGCGTCGCGCGCGAGCTCCTCTCCCGCCTCCACCGCGAGCTCTTGAACCGCCCCAACGACGCGGGCCTGGCCACGTTGCTGCAATCGCTCCTCGCGCTGCCCGAGGTACCCAAGGAGTGGCGGCAGCCCGATCTCTCCACCTCCAGCGAGCCGACCTTGATCTTCCGCGTTCGCTACCAGGACCTGGAGCTGGCCTTCCTCACCACCGTCACCATCTTCAACGCCCCTCAAAACGTGCTCCTCGATGAGATCGTCATCGAGAGCTACTTCCCGTTCGACGACCCGACGAAGGAGGCCTGCATCCGCCTCGCGCGCGCATAG
- a CDS encoding alpha/beta hydrolase has product MTSDPSEVRAALRREPHDFIDIGHSRIAHWRFGRGPDLVFVHGWPLHAGTYRDVAAALARSYTCHLFDLPGIGRSQSEPDAPVGLVEYGEAVRAVVDALGLERFAYVSHDSGGVAARLAAAGDPRVTGLVLGNTEIPGHRSWLVEAYAMSANLPGAAAVFQALLGARLFRRSALGFGGCFTDARRSLEGEFTELFIAPMLGSSEVMAAQLRLAQRLDFSVIDRLGEVHARIDAPALLVWGTDDPFFPLAKAKRTLGQFAGGAELREIRGAKLFCHEDHAEEFVSYAEPFLARCFDSSRARLREPHGSHESDVSRASDGSHEAKLRDRAAGELAPAGARPVEG; this is encoded by the coding sequence ATGACGAGCGATCCCAGCGAGGTCCGCGCGGCGCTGCGGCGGGAGCCTCACGACTTCATCGATATCGGGCATAGCCGAATCGCCCATTGGCGCTTCGGGCGCGGGCCGGATCTGGTCTTCGTCCACGGATGGCCCTTGCACGCGGGCACCTATCGCGACGTGGCGGCGGCGCTCGCGCGCTCGTACACGTGCCATCTGTTCGATCTGCCGGGTATCGGGCGCTCGCAGTCGGAGCCCGACGCGCCCGTGGGCTTGGTGGAATACGGCGAGGCCGTGCGCGCGGTGGTCGATGCGCTCGGGCTCGAGCGCTTTGCGTACGTGTCCCACGACAGCGGCGGCGTGGCGGCGCGCCTCGCGGCCGCGGGCGATCCGCGGGTGACGGGGCTCGTGCTCGGCAACACGGAGATCCCGGGGCATCGCTCGTGGCTGGTCGAGGCGTATGCCATGTCCGCCAACTTGCCCGGGGCCGCGGCCGTCTTTCAGGCGCTCTTGGGCGCGCGCCTCTTCCGGCGCTCGGCGCTCGGGTTCGGGGGCTGCTTCACCGATGCGCGCCGCAGCTTGGAGGGGGAGTTCACGGAGCTCTTCATCGCGCCCATGCTCGGGTCGAGCGAGGTGATGGCCGCGCAGCTGCGCCTGGCGCAGCGGCTCGACTTCAGCGTGATCGATCGGCTCGGCGAGGTGCATGCGCGCATCGACGCGCCGGCCTTGCTCGTGTGGGGGACGGACGATCCGTTCTTTCCGCTGGCGAAGGCCAAGCGCACCTTGGGGCAGTTCGCGGGCGGCGCGGAGCTCCGCGAGATCCGCGGGGCGAAGCTGTTCTGCCACGAGGATCACGCGGAGGAGTTCGTGTCTTATGCCGAGCCGTTTCTTGCGCGCTGCTTCGATTCGAGCCGGGCTAGGCTGCGCGAGCCGCACGGCTCTCATGAGTCGGACGTCTCACGCGCGTCGGACGGCTCACACGAGGCCAAGCTCCGCGATCGCGCGGCGGGCGAGCTCGCGCCAGCGGGCGCCCGTCCAGTCGAAGGGTAA
- a CDS encoding PIG-L family deacetylase, protein MNSVPHPCAMAALHAERPGRILLVAAHPDDETIGLGATLGSLIAAGWRAHVLHVTDGAPHDPKLRFALQHRSREEASAIRRVELENALRAGGVEPDGVLLPSMGIADQEASLAMPAIARALAEQITTLGANVVITHPYEGGHPDHDATALAVHGAAALLAAQKAAPTLAEMSSYHTREGSLITATFRTDAPLRGPAPPVRCTEARGGELDDGARARKRRMLDAFTTQVEILRPFGTDAEPLRCAPRYDFSRPPHAGPLHYESLPFDWTGARWRELARRAIAELGLV, encoded by the coding sequence ATGAATTCCGTCCCCCACCCCTGTGCGATGGCCGCGCTCCACGCAGAGCGCCCGGGCCGTATCTTGCTGGTCGCAGCGCATCCCGACGACGAGACCATCGGCCTGGGCGCCACCCTCGGCAGCCTGATCGCGGCCGGCTGGCGCGCCCATGTGCTCCATGTCACCGATGGAGCGCCGCACGATCCGAAGCTGCGCTTCGCCTTGCAGCACCGCTCGCGGGAGGAGGCCTCGGCCATTCGCCGGGTCGAGCTCGAGAACGCGCTACGCGCGGGCGGGGTGGAGCCCGATGGGGTCCTCTTGCCGTCAATGGGCATCGCGGATCAAGAAGCTTCCCTGGCGATGCCCGCCATCGCCCGCGCCCTCGCCGAGCAGATCACGACGCTGGGCGCGAATGTGGTCATCACGCATCCGTACGAGGGCGGCCACCCGGACCACGATGCGACCGCCCTCGCCGTGCACGGCGCCGCCGCCTTGCTCGCCGCGCAAAAGGCGGCCCCCACCCTGGCGGAGATGAGCTCGTACCACACGCGTGAAGGTTCGCTCATCACGGCCACCTTCCGCACGGACGCGCCCTTGCGCGGGCCCGCACCCCCCGTGCGCTGCACGGAGGCGCGAGGCGGAGAGCTCGACGACGGCGCCCGCGCCCGCAAGCGCCGCATGCTCGACGCCTTTACGACGCAAGTCGAGATCCTCCGCCCTTTCGGCACCGACGCCGAGCCCCTCCGATGCGCCCCGCGCTACGACTTCTCCCGCCCGCCGCATGCGGGCCCGCTCCACTACGAGAGCTTACCCTTCGACTGGACGGGCGCCCGCTGGCGCGAGCTCGCCCGCCGCGCGATCGCGGAGCTTGGCCTCGTGTGA
- a CDS encoding putative metal-binding motif-containing protein, producing MTRARALGGMVFAFGAFVVGVAGCSAAGDPAPGDGLRAEISGEPGVGAQTLPQGCTALGDGINDHSCQHGALGPFANVTASASPTFPGATPKFDAVHTYYTVTFEDASAPCVGTAKFTPSTTDDYAIYVRPGATITVKDKTGQTVSSQLDGALSCAYLTNYGVFALSTSGAPYTITLESAQASSVNVLLEEISPQRRRWYKDQDGDTFGAPTPSVLTACVPPAGYTVNRGGDCNDGNAAINPAATETPGDGIDSNCNGSDDT from the coding sequence GTGACGCGCGCGCGGGCGCTCGGGGGCATGGTGTTCGCGTTCGGTGCGTTCGTCGTCGGCGTGGCGGGGTGCAGCGCCGCGGGCGATCCCGCGCCGGGTGACGGCTTGCGCGCCGAGATCTCCGGGGAGCCGGGGGTCGGCGCGCAGACCTTGCCCCAGGGATGCACGGCCCTGGGGGACGGGATCAACGACCACTCGTGCCAGCACGGCGCGCTGGGACCCTTCGCCAACGTGACGGCTTCGGCCAGCCCGACCTTCCCGGGGGCGACCCCGAAGTTCGACGCCGTTCACACCTATTATACGGTGACCTTCGAGGACGCCAGCGCGCCCTGCGTGGGCACGGCCAAGTTCACGCCGTCCACCACCGACGATTACGCCATCTATGTCAGGCCCGGCGCGACGATCACCGTGAAGGACAAAACGGGGCAGACCGTGTCCTCGCAGCTCGACGGAGCGCTCTCGTGCGCGTACCTGACGAACTACGGCGTGTTCGCGCTGTCCACCTCGGGGGCGCCGTACACGATCACCTTGGAGTCGGCACAGGCCAGCTCGGTCAATGTGCTCCTCGAGGAGATCTCTCCGCAGAGGCGCCGCTGGTACAAGGACCAAGACGGCGACACGTTCGGCGCGCCCACGCCGTCGGTGCTCACCGCGTGCGTGCCGCCCGCCGGGTACACGGTGAACCGCGGCGGCGACTGCAACGACGGCAACGCCGCCATCAACCCCGCCGCCACCGAGACACCCGGCGATGGGATCGACAGCAATTGCAACGGTAGCGACGACACCTGA